Part of the Caretta caretta isolate rCarCar2 chromosome 7, rCarCar1.hap1, whole genome shotgun sequence genome is shown below.
ACAAGAAGAATTGAAGTAGTTACTAATTCCAGAGctcaatttcattttaaaataagttaccTTCCTCATATTTGTATACAATTGAAAGATAACATTCAAAACAATTTGAAATATAGCTCCTTTGTTATATTTAATCTCTGTTTTGTTGTAGAACATCTTTGGCTGTTCAGAGATGCAGAAACAGATGATGGACTTCTTGTCAATCAGACAGAGCTGTTTGTGCCTACTCGCAATGTGAATGGCCAGCCCATATTTGCAAATATCATGCTTCCAGGTACAATTATATAGAGTGTTAAATCTGCTAGAATTCAAGGGGAAATTGATGAGCTAAGATCAGAGACCTTATTCTCCTTTAATACAAGGGAGTGTGTGAATGAGTCAGATACTCAAGCAATTAATAAAAactttaaaactgaaaacaaggAATTTCTAAAGCAACATCATTGATTTCTCTTGAGCACAGTTATTTACAGGGTTTTGACATTATTTAAGCCTCCATGCTCTCTGCATTTCTCATGTATCTTGTGAGATATTTCATGATCCAGTGGGTAGGGTACAtaactgggagtcagaagatctgAGTTCTGTTTCTCTCTGCCAGTGACTCTGTGATATGCCTAACCTTACTGGGCCTCATTTCTCTCCATTTTGGGAAAAGTAATACCTATCTCACAGAAGTATTGCAGGCTAAATTCATGAACGTTTGTGAGATACTTTTGACATATTTGGCTGGAGAGTATAGAGAAGCTCGAAGTGTCAAATTACATACATGTTAATCTTCTATCTCTCTTTACAGTGTTCAGTCTGAAAGAGAGGTGTCTTCAGGTTATTCGCAGTCTGGTAAAACCAGTGGACTACCGGAGATTGGATATTGTTCAGTCATTATATGAAGATCTGGAAGATCATCCTGACATTAGGAAGGATCTTCAACGGCTGTCTCTGGAAAGAAGTTAAAtgataaggaatggtgtccctgatTTAAAATGAACATCATTCATTCCAGACTCTTAAGTGGGGAAAGAAAACTGCACTGGGAAACTACTGTGTGTAAGTGGTGTTAACCACATTGAAACACATTTCAAGAGTTGAATAGGTGTCAGGATTTCATGCTCTGAAAGGTGCCTGCTCTCATTTGGTTTCAATATATAAAATTTATTAAGATGGCAAGAGCCAGATTCAAGAGATCAAATAGTATTCAACATATACCAAGTTTATGATATTTCAGTTTAAACATAGTAGACTCAATTCTGCATGCAATTAAACCTATGCAGTGCTGTTGAAATCAGTGACTTTGTATGGGTGGAACTAAGGACAGAATCTTGCTCTTTGACTGTTTCAGAACAAATGTAACAAAAGGCATTTCTGATATAGTGATACAACATTGGCTTGTCCATGATCATTCTCTTTTGGAGGTTATAAATACAGACAGACAATTTCCTTATCATTAGAAAGGATgctacaccaaggatgaatttgaacTAGCTGCTTGAATGATCAGGAGCCAAACACAGAACTTGTATAAGCGTGtacaacttcattgacttcaggggattttTACCTGCTTACACAAGGACTAAATTTGTtccctggttcaaatcccagTATTGCACCTATCTGGGTGTGGAATGCTTTTGGATGGGATAGCCTGCCCCATCTTGCTCTTAAAgaacctgatctaaagcccactaaagtcactgTGTATGGGCATAAGGAAttttctgccccttctccctgcattTGTGTATCTGCATCATGGTTATCAGAATCTAGCACGTAGGGTTTAACAATGTTTCTAggttaaaacactttttaaaaggtcACCGTCTAGATGTTTTTCCCTCTCTTGTTGCTGGACCTTTTTATTAACTTACGTGTAGTACCTCTATGCATCACTTTGAGTTGATGTGTTCTGGTGTGTGGAGAgattgcttctgatgatgagttgGCAAGGTTGGAgggttgaaggccagaagaggacaCAGACCAGGATAtgccaactcaaagcagcaccagaccctgccacaacaacagatgcaaaacctgcagacctATCGCCAGTGCTACAATAATCAATATCTCCCTGCAACACACCTTTTAAGATGCAAGGGTCACAGACATGCTTATcataacatgtggtgtacctcatccagagCATCAAGTGCCCCAGCAATAACtaggtgggtgaaaccagacaatcactgtgctctGAATTAACTCTCACAGAGAAAATCATAAAAGacaaaacaccatatcacccagCGATGAACACTTTTCCACAAAGCGAttactccatatctgacctctcaatcctcatcctcaaaggaaacctgcacaacgccttcaaaagatgaaccttagaacttaaattcataattccATTGGACACTAAAAACCCTGGACTTAACAAAGACTGgtttttatggctcattacaacaattggTAACACAACTTACTGCTTgctaattgcccacttcattttaagtagtCTGCTATAGTATGTGTGAATGAACCCCTTacgcttaacaatctgtcccaccttgtatttagctcaggTACTCCGGTTACCTCCTTGAGACCTGAGGAaaagctctgtgcagctcaaaagcttgtcgcttccaccaacagaatttgattcaatgaaaaatattacctcacctactttgtcaCTCTCATaacctgggaccaatatggctacaacaaccaTGCAAATAACATATATGCAGGAATCCATCAAAGGTGTAAGTGCTATGTGAGGTGAGAAGTAGATCTTTGCATA
Proteins encoded:
- the VHL gene encoding von Hippel-Lindau disease tumor suppressor — translated: MPQELAAERRGGLLRSRNTREPSHVIFCNRSPRVVIPIWLDFEGQPQPYPVLQPGTGRRMYSYLEHLWLFRDAETDDGLLVNQTELFVPTRNVNGQPIFANIMLPVFSLKERCLQVIRSLVKPVDYRRLDIVQSLYEDLEDHPDIRKDLQRLSLERS